The Lytechinus variegatus isolate NC3 chromosome 1, Lvar_3.0, whole genome shotgun sequence nucleotide sequence CCTGATTGTAAACCAAACCTCATTTGATTTCAGTAAGTTTTAACTTTAACAGATTACACGAGATATTCGTGACTCAAGCAACAGTAATAATAACAGGAAAGAACAGTGGAAAATATTCACCTTGTCAAATACAATTGCAAATATAATAAACAACATTTAGAGgcataattaaaaaagttaGCTATTGCCACATGCATCCAGTAAAGgaggataaaaaaaatcatgaaaaatataaggAGTACAATCAACAATATAGTGGCATTCAAATAGTTAAGACCTACATTTTAGCAAAGCGGGAGCAAGGCTTTAATGCCGTAAAAttctgaaaggaaaaaaaaacacttggtGAGGAAGCAAAACCGACTGAGCTCTAAGAAAAATGTGGAATTCAAATACTTTCTGCATTATAAagattttaatttatattttctctCCATTTCTGTTTAATGCGCCCACAAGAAGCATTTCTTTTAGATTaatttaaatttgtttaaacTTGTTTAAAGGAATGTTGCAAACACTGAGCCTCAATTATGCCTATGAGGAAGCTAATAGGGGCGTGAAATTATTCCAATTTTGAGGAATTATGCGAGAAAATGAAGCGACCGAGCTTTACAAAACATTGTGGGATTCATCTTTAACAAAATTAGCATTCCTTACGGGATCACCACTAAAATCATCATGACTATGTTGTGTTTTTACCGAAATCTAAAACAAGACTTAAGCAAATTTGGAGAACAAACTAATCAACTAAATAAAGCCTCTTCCTTTAAACTATTACTAGTAGATGCTTTACATTACAGCGTTGGAATGTCCCAGAGAACACGACctattgctaaaaaaaaaatccccgcATGCGTGGAAGTTGAACTGGTGAACCGATTTGGTTAACCTGTTTTGCGCCAACCAATCTTATTGTATAGCAATTCACGTCCTCtggaaaattaaagaaaaggtCCTCTGGCTTGGGAAGGCGGAAAACCAACTGGATCCTAGATCAATCACACACTCACCATGACGAGACTGCATTGGGTGAACTTTCAAACCATGGTATCCACATGGTACACCATCCTTCAAAAGTTTCGGAACACCTGTATTGATATAAACAAGCGGgagatttaaatttatttacCGGTATTTCCTTCCATATAATCATAAAAGTGGGTCTAAATGAAACCACGTAGGAGAATTGTTAACAAGACTGCATCAAAATTTTGCTCGTATTATCGATACGACCTTTCACCTCCAGACCTGAAAAGGTCCCAAAAGGTTTGTCAGAGGATATCCAAAGAGTTCAAAATGACAGGCCATGTATTGTTACGAGAACCCACCATGAGAGAAAAATCGCCAAAGAATTGTTTTATGAATCTATTTACAGATTATACTCCTGTTAGAGTCCTTGTTGGGGGTGAAGGAGAAAAGATGTAGCAATGATTTTTACTGTTTCAAGTATAACAAAacggtacactctaaaaacaaatcaattaaatAAGACTAATTATATTAGGTTCAGCTGGGtacaactgttattctagtcgtatttaattattttctagtcgtattttagtAGAATttagttatttctgactagaatatatgtcagaaatgtaaCTAGACTATCATTTACACCCATGCAGCTGACTACttgtctagtcaatttgactgatttgttttaagagtgaaGTGTTTCCTTGAAGAACCTTTCACATCTATAACGTTCCACTTTAAATGATGCGACGTTTAATTCTCAAAAcgaaagaaaaagtgagtgagggacatcatcaattctcttATTTGCATGGAACTGAAATGTGCCTTATCGGGTGAAAAAttagcgaaacttaaaaatttcaaaacttttttatttgtcatccaatttggatgaaattttcagtgcgtTATGCTtgtgtgatttttctctattgattcaaatcaactttttttttctggggtctACTTAACCTTAAACAATTACATCAGATATCATCTCACCACAAGGTAATGTAACCACATGCGGGATGCCTTTAGCAACGCCTCCGAATTAATCCACCTGATCCACCATCGCCTCCGATGAAAACCTGCTCCAGGGAAGTGGAAGTTCCTCGCCTGCtccagggaagtgggagttccTCGCCTGCtccagggaagtgggagttccTCGCCTGCTCCAGGGAAGTAGGAGTTCCTCGCCTGCTCCGATTCCGCGCCTGCTTTAGGGAAGTGGGAGTTCCGCGCCTGCTTTAGGTAAGTGGGTGTTAATTCCTCGTCTGCTCCAAGGAAGTGGGAGTTCCTCGCCTGCtccagggaagtgggagttccTCGTCTGCTCCAGGGCAGTGGGAGTTCCTCGTCTGCTCCAGGGCAGTGGGAGTTCCTCGTCTGCTCCAGGACAGTGGGAGTTCCTCGCCTGCTCCCGGACAGTGGGAGTTCCTCGCCTGCTCCAGGGAAGTGGAAGTTCCTCGCCTGCtccagggaagtgggagttccCCGCCTGTTCCTCTATTCATGACCAGGCCGCGTGGATGGGAATATGCACCGtaggcgtttcatcaacatttttgtccgacaggTTGTCAGACTCGACAACTTTCCTTGACTtgattgttactatggtaattgtgggataaaacaggacttgtcagataaaacatccgacaagtcttgtcatgaaacgctccccatgtCTATTCCAAGCCAATGATTCTGAGGTGATATGATATTCATCCACGAGGCGGTAATTGATCGCATCCAATATGGGGTAGAACTCTGAGTCGACAACAGATTCATTCTTGAGCTGATGGGAAAAGCAACATAAGTGAAATAGATTTACAGACAACTTCCATTTTTCTTCTATATAGCCTCGTTCAGATTCTATTATGTATGGATTAAATTCCAATATAATAGAGTAACTCTGAAAAGGATAAACAGAAAAAGGGAGTGAGAGGGAAATGAGAAGGAGGTATGAATAAATGGAGACGAGAAAAGAATGGAAAGGGAgggggaataaagaagaaaaggatTTCAAGGGAAAAGGGGGAAGGAAGCGGGGAAGAAGAGATGGGTAAAAAAATAACTGAGAATAGAAAAGATTCGTAAGCTAAAGAGGAAATAACGGAAGgtggaaaagaaagagagaagagaatgaaagggaagtgcaaaaagagagaaaaaataaggtatttggaaaaggaaggaaagagggagagatggaggaAAGACGGagaaaaagagaagggaaagggaagaggaatgaagaaatgtaaaagagagagaaagaaatgcatggggattatttattcaaagATGTTGTTATCCTgtaatattcattaatttaaacGACGTTTGAAATTTCCCTTtctagtgggtgtttcataacgCTGTAAGTTAGGAGAGACTTTAAAACCGACTGGTGATTCTTTTTTGTAGTGattttcaccattaaatgttcattggcgagtaattagcacgtaagaaaggttcaccagtcgatcttaaagtcgcttttaacttataaaaaactttatgaaacactcacctaGAGGACTCAGTAgatcaaaaacaaaattaactcgcgcttcgcattctCATTATTGGATATACTTACAATAGCTGCTCTGATTATTTCTCGATGACCAGACGGCATGAATGGTGTACGGTGTACactgtggaaaaaaatatttggttaaatttttaccaccacgagggtaattatgtgtccaaccaatctGGGGTAGTACTTTACACAGTTCGTgtagcatattgtccagtaagatCAAAAAATAATCAGCAGTTACCTTAGAATGGGTAAAtatttcatcacactggataaataaaatgccgaaaagaaatgcccaatgttggttgtacacaataattatattcatggagcacttttaccgaATAATTTTAGAGTTAATTCGAGCATCGTCCACTTCCAATTGTCGCTCAGGGTGTACTTGCACTATCCCCAATGGGGTAGATGTGTTGGTCGACGTCAATATATATTTGCgctgatggaaaaaaaatagaaaagaaataatctaGTTGCATCTTTCGTTTCTCTTTAATATCGTCATAAAACAGACACAGAGCCCGTTCACACAGCGCCGTTTTTCAGCTATttcaattggaaaaaaaaatgttaccttgtggttgccccctcccccatcaaaGTAGCGTATCAACGCCCCTTAAGTCAAATACTACCAGATACTTGTTTGGAACACAAAATCTAGAGGTTAAAAATGTTTTACTCTTTCACAAGCATTAATTGGCGCTTCTTTAATATAAGATGTGTACTCGAGTTACGTTTCGAGAGAACTTCTTTATCCGTCGTAGTATAATCATTTTAAaagtttgcattattttggtgatAACAGAAACAGATCTATGTAGATCTTCATGAATacgaactgatgatgtcatatccccacttgttctttagtattctattatgttttttcaaattctttCCTCAAAAACTAAACAGATTGGATTAAAGATTGATTTAacgcattagatattcattgttGCAACATTATTCACTcaagtatgaaaatatgaaataattatgattcatataataacataagaaaaggaaagtggggatgtgacatcatcagcccacctaatgaatattcatgacgacgcgGATTTATGTTTcccaaaatattgcttaa carries:
- the LOC121431379 gene encoding uncharacterized protein LOC121431379 — translated: MARNFEWGIRQSRMSESNVYSKNGAMNLNSGPRTVTGRTSDRFSFPDITAYERKEWKLQEVTVNISLVINSVHRTPFMPSGHREIIRAAILKNESVVDSEFYPILDAINYRLVDEYHITSESLARNSHCPGAGEELPLSWSRRGTPTALEQTRNSHCPGADEELPLPWSRRGTPTSLEQTRN